In Flavobacterium piscisymbiosum, the sequence GACCATTACCCGGTAATAGTCTTTTTTTGCATTTCGCTTTTCAGATTTTCAGAAATATTAATTATCGTTTCTTTCTAAATCGTCATCATCAAAATGATCTTCGTCTTCGATATGCTCTTCCTCGTCAAAATCATCAGCGTCGATAATCTCAAATTCCTCCTCTTCATTATTAGTGATGTGATCGTCTTCGTTTACAACTTGTTCCTCGTTTGGGATATTTTCATTTCTAATGATGTTATCCTTTTTAAGCAATTTATCAATAGCATTATCAATCAATATTGCAGTGTCAATATCTAAATGGCCTCTTTGATATTTTTGTTGAAAATAAAGTTCGGCTTCCTGATACGTAAGATCTATATGTGTTTCCATTATAAGTTTTTTTAAAATTGTAGTACTACAAATCTATCTCTCAAACCAAAAAAATATCTTACAGAATTCTTAAATCTAATTGCATAATATGCAGGTGTTCAGAATGCAACTTTAGGAATTAATGATATAACTTGTCTGATAATCAAGATGGTAATTTTATCAAATATTAATTAACAAAAATTATTACCATGAAAAGTACAGATAGTAAAAAAGAGACAGCTTCTAAACCGGAAGCAAAAAAGGGAGTAACAAAAGCAAAATCTGATGCAGCATCAGGATTGACAGAATTGTTTGAAGATGGATTAAAAGACATTTACTGGGCAGAAAAAGCGCTGACTAAGGCAATACCTACCATGACCAAAAATGCAACGTCAGCGGACTTAATAGAGGCTTTAAACAGTCACTTGACCGAAACTGAAGAACATGTAACACGATTAGAGCAGGTTTTTAAACTAATTGGCCAAAAAGCTTCGGCAAAAAAATGCGATGCAATGGCGGGCTTAATCGAAGAAGGAAAAGGGATTATTGAAGAAACTGAAGTTGGGGTTGTACGTGATGCAGGTATTATCGCAGCGACGCAAAAAATAGAGCATTACGAAATTGCCACTTACGGTACTTTACGTCAATTTGCAGAGACTCTTGGTCTAACAGAGGCAGCCGGTATTCTGGAACTGACGTTAGACGAAGAAAAAGGAGCCGATAAAAAATTAACAGAGGTTGCGGTAAATGCTGTAAACCTTGAAGCTGCAGAAGCAGATTAATGGCAAGAAATCATGATTCTAAAAAGTGCAGCTTTACGTTGCACTTTTTTTAGTTTATAATTTAAAAATTAAGATTATGCCAGAAGGTCCGTCGCTAATGATTTTAAAAGAAGAAGTGCAGCAATTTTCAGGAAAAAAAATAATTGAAGTTTCCGGAAATAGTGCGATTGATATTGAGCGTCTCCAGGATAAAATCATTGTGGATTTTAAAACATGGGGAAAGCATTTTTTAATTTGTTTTGATGATTTTACCGTAAAAATTCATTTGCTCATGTTTGGAACGTATCGCATAAACGAACGCAAAGAAATCAAACCAAGATTGAGTATGATTTTTTCAAACGGAGAACTGAATTTTTATACCTGCTCGGTCAAAATCCTTGAAGGCGATATTAATCAATATTACGATTGGAGAGAGGATGTAATGAACGAAAAATGGGATTCGAAAAAAGCAAAACAAAGTCTGGATAAAAAACCGGACGAAATGATTTGTGATGCAATTCTCGATCAGAACATTTTTTCAGGAGTAGGGAATATTATCAAGAACGAAGTTTTGTACCGATGTCGAATTCATCCGGAATCTCTGGTTGGAAAAATTCCGCCAAAAGATTTAAAAAATATCATCAACGAATGTTCGATTTATAGTTTTGAATTTTTGGACTGGAAGAAAAAAAATGAATTAAAAAAGCATTGGCTCGCTTACACCAAAAAAGAATGTAAGCGATGTAATCTTCCCATTCATAAAAAGCAAACAGGGAAGAGAAGCCGAAGAAGTTTTTTTTGTACTAACTGTCAAAAACTACACATATGAAAAATCAGGTTTTAATTGGCTGCTCAAGTTTCAATAATCGGTTTTGGAAGGGTGTTTTCTATCCTGACAACTTGTCACAGTCTAAGTGGTTTGAGTTTTATTACCAGCATTTTAACACGTATGAGTTCAATGGAAGCTTTTACAAGTTTCCTACGGTCAGAATTTTTCAAAATTGGTACAATAAAACCCCTGAAAATTTTATTTTTTCGGTAAAAGCACCAAAAGAAATCACTCATCTTAAGAAATTTTCAGACTGCGAAGACCGAATAAAAGAGTTTTATAACGTCTGCGAAACGGGTTTAAAAGAGAAATTAGGCTGTATTTTGTTTCAATTTCCGCCGAGTTACCATTTTACTGCCGAAAAGCTCCAAAATATAATCAATAATCTAGATTTAAGCTTCAAAAACGTAGTCGAATTTCGTCACGAAAGTTGGTGGAACGAAGAAGTTTGGAAAGCTTTTCGCAACCATAATATTACGTTCTGCAGCGTAAGTCATCCGCAATTACCAAGTACTATTTTTACAGATTTCCCGCTTATTTTCATCAGACTGCACGGAACACCCAAGATGTTTTACTCGAGTTATTCACCTGAAGAATTACTTTATATAAAAGATGCAATTATTTCAAAATCAGCATTTTTGTATTTTAATAATACTGCAAGCGAAGCAGGAATCTTGAATGCTTTGGAGCTGAAACATATGTTGGAATGAGATTTTTGGGTTTAACCGCAAAGAGCGCCAGGATATACGCAAAGTTCGCAAAGTTTTTTAGCC encodes:
- a CDS encoding ferritin-like domain-containing protein; protein product: MKSTDSKKETASKPEAKKGVTKAKSDAASGLTELFEDGLKDIYWAEKALTKAIPTMTKNATSADLIEALNSHLTETEEHVTRLEQVFKLIGQKASAKKCDAMAGLIEEGKGIIEETEVGVVRDAGIIAATQKIEHYEIATYGTLRQFAETLGLTEAAGILELTLDEEKGADKKLTEVAVNAVNLEAAEAD
- a CDS encoding DNA-formamidopyrimidine glycosylase family protein, coding for MPEGPSLMILKEEVQQFSGKKIIEVSGNSAIDIERLQDKIIVDFKTWGKHFLICFDDFTVKIHLLMFGTYRINERKEIKPRLSMIFSNGELNFYTCSVKILEGDINQYYDWREDVMNEKWDSKKAKQSLDKKPDEMICDAILDQNIFSGVGNIIKNEVLYRCRIHPESLVGKIPPKDLKNIINECSIYSFEFLDWKKKNELKKHWLAYTKKECKRCNLPIHKKQTGKRSRRSFFCTNCQKLHI
- a CDS encoding DUF72 domain-containing protein; the protein is MKNQVLIGCSSFNNRFWKGVFYPDNLSQSKWFEFYYQHFNTYEFNGSFYKFPTVRIFQNWYNKTPENFIFSVKAPKEITHLKKFSDCEDRIKEFYNVCETGLKEKLGCILFQFPPSYHFTAEKLQNIINNLDLSFKNVVEFRHESWWNEEVWKAFRNHNITFCSVSHPQLPSTIFTDFPLIFIRLHGTPKMFYSSYSPEELLYIKDAIISKSAFLYFNNTASEAGILNALELKHMLE